In Musa acuminata AAA Group cultivar baxijiao chromosome BXJ3-9, Cavendish_Baxijiao_AAA, whole genome shotgun sequence, a single genomic region encodes these proteins:
- the LOC135648547 gene encoding squamosa promoter-binding-like protein 8 gives MMNRSNSAEAFVPSMVSFAGLEGNNQKRHLWDWATASHNLNAAVPTTNHEAIDLQSRPIFPPAPALDCPPPLFPMNHFAFCPPPPVPDFPVALIKTEDGIDSGGRIGLNLGQRTYFSSGDGLEMDHLFARSRGVYSLSHQPPRCQAEGCKADLSGAKHYHRRHKVCEFHSKATVVIAHGLQQRFCQQCSRFHALAEFDEAKRSCRKRLADHNRRRRKPQLATGIAESSASVIPTANSNIEKTKQAQDITPTKSITPVYLTGISTKRSGHLRNEPALSIRGVGADERRGMDSNTMYQSQGTLGAMLEDKFPQQQHIFSLSESSGTFFHHHNPPLSSDSNEATQSTGGCSSHSTHLQQANLLHLGQAMFELDFM, from the exons ATGATGAACAGGTCCAACTCTGCTGAGGCTTTTGTCCCTTCCATGGTGTCCTTTGCTGGGCTGGAAGGCAACAACCAAAAGCGCCACCTTTGGGACTGGGCGACGGCCTCCCACAACCTCAACGCCGCTGTTCCCACCACCAACCACGAAGCTATCGACCTCCAAAGCCGCCCAATCTTCCCTCCTGCTCCCGCCCTGGATTGCCCGCCTCCTCTCTTCCCCATGAACCACTTCGCCTTCTGTCCACCTCCGCCCGTGCCGGATTTCCCGGTGGCGCTCATCAAGACGGAGGATGGCATCGACAGCGGAGGCCGAATCGGTCTAAATTTGGGCCAAAGGACCTACTTTTCGTCCGGGGACGGCCTCGAGATGGACCACCTGTTCGCGAGGTCGAGAGGCGTGTACTCGCTGAGCCACCAGCCGCCGCGGTGCCAGGCCGAGGGGTGCAAAGCCGATCTCTCCGGCGCGAAGCACTACCACCGCCGACACAAGGTGTGCGAGTTCCACTCCAAGGCCACCGTCGTCATCGCCCATGGACTGCAGCAGCGGTTCTGCCAGCAATGCAGCAG GTTCCATGCGCTGGCAGAGTTTGATGAAGCCAAAAGGAGCTGCAGGAAGCGCCTGGCCGACCACAACCGCAGGAGGAGGAAGCCTCAGCTCGCAACAGGAATAGCAGAGTCCTCAGCCTCCGTGATTCCCACAGCCAACTCCAATATTGAGAAGACCAAACAGGCTCAAGACATCA CACCAACCAAGTCCATAACTCCTGTTTATCTCACTGGTATTAGTACCAAAAGGAGTGGTCATTTGAGGAATGAACCAGCTTTATCTATAAGAGGAGTTGGGGCAGATGAAAGAAGAGGCATGGATTCTAACACCATGTACCAAAGTCAAGGAACCTTAGGTGCAATGTTGGAGGACAAGTTCCCACAGCAGCAGCACATCTTCTCCCTCTCAGAATCCAGCGGCACATTCTTCCACCACCACAATCCCCCCTTGAGTTCCGATTCTAATGAGGCCACCCAGTCCACAGGAGGTTGTTCAAGCCACAGCACCCACCTTCAGCAAGCCAATCTCCTCCACCTTGGACAAGCCATGTTTGAACTGGACTTCATGTGA